A window of Cryptomeria japonica chromosome 3, Sugi_1.0, whole genome shotgun sequence contains these coding sequences:
- the LOC131075827 gene encoding pentatricopeptide repeat-containing protein At1g09410, mitochondrial — MRSISHAYVTLPQHATNCTSLCKQDRLKQALYSLELKTSQNIPADHETYASILQVCSSNKSLAEGKLVHAHIIQTGLFPNVFLANTLLIMYTKCGTLSDGRKVLDEMSFRNVISWTALISAYAKQGHSEDALMLFDEMKETQVQPNQHTFLGVLSACANLRALKIGRDVHEQIKNIGFQPNVFLGGALVDMYVKCGSIKDARDVFDKMPDRDVVLWNSMIAGYVQVGDFDEALKMFDKMPMQNVVSWTTMIVGYGQCGNMDAALKLFENMLDRNVVSWNAMVAGYAQNGKIKEAMDFFNKMPERNVVSWTIMIAAYAQNGLVNEAEKLFKHMPERDVVSWNAMIAGYAQNGHIDKALKLFKEMPEGNVAAWNTMIAGYAQNGYYEESLNLFQQMQQKRVKSNSETFGGVLPACANLAAMERGKEIHEYIIRNGLQSDIFVGNALMDMYAKCGSLVDACNLFESMPKRDAVSWSTMIAGYGMHGFGRKAIQCFEQMQQSGAKPDCVTFVNILSACCHAGLVDDGWRYFNCMSKVYNFTPIMEHYCCMVDLLCRSGHLDEAQDFINKMPIKPDAAVWLSMLAASRIQGKMDIGEYAAERLLELQPSYATPYVLLSNMYAAGGKWDKIEKVRKLMKTQGVEKKPGCSWMEVNKQLYTFLVGDRSHPQTHEIYAELERLSGEMKEAGYLPDTRYALNDVEEEQKEGILCYHSEKLAIAFGLLNTAPGTGIRIVKNLRVCGDCHSAIKFISKIAAREITVRDNHRFHHFKDGQCSCGDYW, encoded by the exons ATGAGAAGCATTTCTCATGCATATGTTACGCTGCCACAACATGCTACCAACTGCACAAGTCTCTGTAAGCAGGACCGCCTCAAACAAGCTCTCTACAGTTTAGAACTAAAAACGAGCCAAAACATTCCAGCAGACCACGAAACGTATGCTTCCATACTGCAAGTCTGCAGCAGCAACAAATCATTAGCAGAGGGGAAATTGGTTCACGCCCACATCATTCAAACGGGTTTATTCCCCAATGTCTTTTTGGCAAATACGCTGTTGATCATGTACACCAAATGCGGCACTTTGAGTGATGGTAGAAAAGTTCTGGACGAAATGTCCTTTCGTAATGTGATCTCTTGGACTGCTTTGATTTCAGCTTATGCAAAGCAAGGACACAGTGAAGACGCATTgatgttgtttgatgaaatgaaagagaCTCAAGTACAACCAAACCAGCATACCTTCTTGGGTGTCCTTTCGGCTTGCGCCAATTTGAGGGCGCTCAAGATCGGTAGGGATGTCCATGAACAGATAAAGAATATTGGGTTTCAACCAAATGTGTTTTTGGGCGGCGCTCTTGTAGATATGTATGTGAAATGTGGAAGTATCAAGGATGCACGCGatgtgtttgacaaaatgcccGATCGAGATGTTGTCCTGTGGAATTCTATGATCGCAG GATATGTGCAGGTTGGAGACTTTGATGAGGCCCTGAAGATGTTTGACAAAATGCCCATgcaaaatgtggtctcatggactaCAATGATTGTGGGGTATGGACAGTGTGGGAACATGGATGCAGCTCTGAAACTCTTTGAGAACATGCTAGATAGGAATGTTGTCTCTTGGAATGCAATGGTTGCAGGATATGCTCAAAATGGGAAGATTAAGGAAGCAATGGATTTTTTTAATAAGATGCCCGAAAGGAATGTGGTTTCTTGGACTATAATGATTGCAGCATACGCACAGAATGGTCTTGTTAACGAGGCTGAAAAACTCTTCAAGCACATGCCTGAACGAGATGTGgtttcatggaatgcaatgattgcagggtATGCACAGAATGGACATATTGATAAAGCGTTGAAGCTTTTCAAAGAGATGCCCGAAGGGAATGTGGCTGCGTGGAACACAATGATTGCAGGATACGCACAGAATGGATATTACGAGGAATCTCTGAATCTCTTTCAACAAATGCAACAGAAAAGAGTGAAATCAAATTCTGAGACATTTGGTGGTGTCCTCCCAGCATGTGCCAATTTGGCAGCTATGGAACGAGGGAAAGAAATTCATGAGTATATTATTAGAAATGGATTACAATCTGACATTTTTGTTGGAAATGCACTTATGGACATGTATGCTAAGTGTGGGAGTTTAGTGGATGCTTGTAATTTATTTGAAAGCATGCCTAAGAGAGATGCTGTTTCATGGAGTACAATGATTGCAGGGTATGGCATGCATGGGTTCGGCAGGAAGGCTATTCAATGTTTCGAACAAATGCAGCAGTCAGGAGCAAAACCAGATTGTGTCACCTTTGTCAATATTTTGTCTGCATGCTGTCATGCTGGCCTTGTTGACGATGGATGGCGATATTTCAATTGCATGAGTAAGGTTTATAACTTTACACCCATAATGGAGCACTACTGCTGCATGGTTGACCTTCTCTGCCGTTCCGGCCACCTGGATGAAGCACAAGACTTTATCAACAAAATGCCAATAAAACCTGATGCTGCCGTGTGGTTGTCTATGCTTGCTGCCAGTAGAATACAGGGCAaaatggatataggagaatatgcAGCAGAACGGCTTCtggagttgcaaccaagttatgccACACCTTATGTTCTGCTATCAAACATGTATGCGGCAGGTGGAAAGTGGGATAAAATTGAAAAGGTACGAAAATTAATGAAAACACAGGGAGTGGAGAAAAAGCCTGGATGTAGCTGGATGGAGGTTAATAAGCAGTTGTATACATTCCTAGTAGGAGACAGATCACACCCACAAACACATGAAATTTATGCAGAGTTGGAGAGATTGTCTGGAGAAATGAAAGAAGCGGGCTATTTGCCTGACACGAGATATGCATTGAATGATGTGGAAGAAGAACAAAAAGAAGGCATTCTTTGTTACCATAGCGAAAAATTGGCTATTGCATTTGGACTACTCAACACTGCCCCTGGTACAGGCATTCGGATTGTTAAAAACCTTCGTGTGTGTGGTGATTGTCACTCTGCCATCAAGTTCATCTCCAAGATTGCTGCACGAGAGATTACTGTAAGGGACAACCATCGTTTCCATCATTTCAAAGATGGACAATGTTCATGTGGAGATTACTGGTGA